In the genome of Desulfuromonas thiophila, the window GACAGCATCGTCCTGCGCCCGGACACCACTGCTGACGATATCGATGGCTGGGATTCCCTCTCCCACGTCAACCTGATTGTCACCATCGAAACGCGGCTGGGCATCCGCTTCGCGCCCCGCGAGTTGCTGACCTTCCGTAATGTCGGCGATCTGATGACCAGTATCCGC includes:
- a CDS encoding acyl carrier protein, which produces MNLNDQLNTIFREVFDDDSIVLRPDTTADDIDGWDSLSHVNLIVTIETRLGIRFAPRELLTFRNVGDLMTSIRNKLS